One part of the Streptomyces ferrugineus genome encodes these proteins:
- a CDS encoding DUF885 domain-containing protein encodes MSETKSPLPREVADAYVDELIALDPITGTYLGVQESASKLPDLSPAGQEALARLQRATLARLDEAERRPGADSDIERRCGRLLRERLTAELAVHDADEGLRSVGNMATPAHSVREVFTVTPNQTDEDWAAIAERLRGVPAAYAGYRESLALGLERKLYAAPRPTATFVEQLTEWADTGEGRGWFEDFASAGPEALRAELDEAARAATAAVVELRDWMRDVYAPAVEGAPNTVGRERYARWARYFNGIDLDLDEAYAYGWAEYHRLLGEMKKEAERILPGAATPWVALAHLDEHGRHIEGVDEVRDWLQGLMDEAIEKLDGTHFELAEPVRKVESCIAPPGGAAAPYYTAPSEDFSRPGRTWLPTMGQTRFPVYDLVSTWYHEGVPGHHLQLAQWTYVAGNLSRYQATIGGVSANAEGWALYAERLMDELGFLTDPEHRLGYLDAQMMRAARVIVDIGMHLELEIPADSPFHPGERWTPELAQEFFGSHSSRPADFVESELTRYLTIPGQAIGYKLGERAWLQGREKARERHGDAFDLKAWHMAALSQGSLGLDDLVDELAAL; translated from the coding sequence ATGTCTGAGACCAAGAGCCCGCTTCCCCGTGAGGTCGCCGACGCCTATGTCGACGAGCTCATCGCCCTCGACCCGATCACCGGTACGTACCTCGGCGTGCAGGAGAGCGCGAGCAAGCTCCCCGATCTCTCACCCGCGGGCCAGGAGGCGCTCGCGCGGCTCCAGCGGGCCACGCTCGCACGGCTCGACGAGGCCGAGCGCCGACCCGGCGCGGACAGCGACATCGAGCGCCGGTGCGGGCGCCTGCTGCGCGAGCGGCTGACCGCGGAACTCGCCGTGCACGACGCCGACGAGGGCCTGCGCTCGGTCGGCAACATGGCGACGCCCGCCCACTCGGTGCGCGAGGTCTTCACGGTCACCCCGAACCAGACCGACGAGGACTGGGCGGCGATCGCCGAGCGGCTGCGCGGGGTGCCGGCCGCGTACGCGGGCTACCGCGAGTCCCTCGCGCTCGGCCTGGAGCGCAAGCTGTACGCGGCGCCGCGCCCGACCGCCACCTTCGTCGAGCAGCTCACCGAGTGGGCCGACACGGGCGAGGGGCGCGGCTGGTTCGAGGACTTCGCCTCGGCCGGTCCCGAGGCGCTGCGCGCGGAGCTGGACGAGGCCGCCCGTGCGGCGACGGCCGCCGTGGTGGAGCTGCGGGACTGGATGCGCGACGTGTACGCCCCGGCGGTGGAGGGCGCGCCGAACACGGTGGGCCGTGAGCGCTACGCCCGCTGGGCCCGGTACTTCAACGGCATCGACCTCGACCTGGACGAGGCGTACGCGTACGGCTGGGCCGAGTACCACCGACTCCTCGGGGAGATGAAGAAGGAGGCCGAGAGGATCCTGCCGGGCGCCGCGACCCCGTGGGTGGCGCTGGCGCACCTCGACGAGCACGGCCGTCACATCGAGGGCGTCGACGAGGTCCGCGACTGGCTCCAGGGCCTGATGGACGAGGCGATCGAGAAGCTGGACGGCACCCACTTCGAACTCGCCGAGCCGGTGCGGAAGGTGGAGTCGTGCATCGCCCCGCCCGGCGGTGCGGCGGCGCCGTACTACACGGCACCCTCGGAGGACTTCTCGCGGCCGGGCCGCACCTGGCTGCCCACGATGGGGCAGACCCGGTTCCCGGTCTACGACCTGGTCTCGACCTGGTACCACGAAGGCGTGCCGGGCCATCACCTCCAGCTCGCGCAGTGGACGTACGTCGCCGGGAACCTCTCCCGCTACCAGGCCACCATCGGCGGGGTCAGCGCCAACGCCGAGGGCTGGGCGCTGTACGCGGAGCGGCTCATGGACGAGCTGGGCTTCCTGACCGACCCGGAGCACCGGCTCGGCTATCTCGACGCGCAGATGATGCGGGCGGCCCGGGTCATCGTGGACATCGGCATGCACCTGGAGCTGGAGATCCCGGCCGACTCCCCCTTCCACCCGGGCGAGCGCTGGACTCCGGAGCTGGCCCAGGAGTTCTTCGGCTCGCACAGCAGCCGTCCGGCGGACTTCGTGGAGAGCGAGCTGACCCGGTATCTGACGATTCCGGGCCAGGCGATCGGCTACAAGCTCGGCGAGCGGGCGTGGCTGCAGGGCCGCGAGAAGGCGCGCGAGCGGCACGGCGACGCCTTCGACCTCAAGGCGTGGCACATGGCGGCCCTGTCCCAGGGTTCCCTGGGCCTGGACGACCTGGTGGACGAGCTGGCCGCGCTGTGA
- a CDS encoding Lrp/AsnC family transcriptional regulator, with product MADSVVLDTVDLQLLGLLQNDARTTYRDLAAQVGVAPSTCLDRVTRLRRSGVILGHRLQLDPAKLGRGLQALLLVQVRPHRRELVGPFVERIRALSEALTVFHLTGPDDYLVHVAVADMADLQRLVLDEFTARREVARVETRLIFQQWECGPLLPPSPSAQSE from the coding sequence ATGGCCGATTCTGTCGTACTGGACACGGTGGATCTCCAGCTGTTGGGACTTCTGCAGAACGACGCCCGGACCACCTACCGGGACCTCGCCGCGCAGGTCGGGGTCGCGCCCTCGACCTGCCTCGACCGGGTGACCCGGCTGCGCCGCTCGGGGGTGATCCTCGGCCACCGGCTCCAGCTCGATCCGGCGAAGCTCGGGCGGGGTCTGCAGGCGCTGCTGTTGGTACAGGTCAGGCCGCACCGAAGGGAGCTGGTGGGGCCCTTCGTGGAACGGATCCGGGCCCTGTCGGAGGCGTTGACCGTCTTCCACCTCACCGGTCCCGACGACTATCTCGTCCACGTCGCGGTGGCCGACATGGCCGATCTGCAACGGCTGGTCCTGGACGAGTTCACCGCCCGCCGCGAGGTCGCCCGGGTGGAAACCCGGTTGATCTTCCAGCAGTGGGAGTGCGGGCCGCTGCTGCCGCCTTCGCCCTCAGCTCAATCCGAGTGA
- a CDS encoding trans-sulfuration enzyme family protein encodes MDTPLETDAYDAVRHTAPRALATEAVHAGRDDLARQGLHAPPIDLSTTYPSYDSRGEAARIDAFATTGAEPDGPPVYGRLGNPTVARFETALARLEGTEAAVAFASGMAALSAVLLVRASMGLRHVVAVRPLYGCSDHLLTAGLLGSEVTWTDPAGIAEALRADTGLVMVESPANPTLAELDLRAVAHACGSVPLLADNTFATPVLQRPAEQGARLVLHSATKYLGGHGDVMAGVVACDEEFAGRLRQVRFATGGVLHPLAGYLLLRGLSTLPVRVRAASANAAELARRLAADPRVTRVHYPRIGGAMIAFEVEGDPHEVIAGVRLITPAVSLGSVDTLIQHPASISHRIVDADDRRGAGVSDRLLRLSVGLEDVEDLWADLDRALQRPGRGAGNCATSHSAPAAASRP; translated from the coding sequence ATGGACACGCCCCTGGAGACGGACGCGTACGACGCCGTACGCCACACAGCACCCAGAGCACTCGCCACCGAGGCCGTGCACGCCGGCCGCGACGACCTCGCCCGGCAGGGTCTGCACGCCCCGCCGATCGACCTGTCGACGACCTACCCGTCCTACGACAGCCGGGGCGAGGCCGCCCGCATCGACGCCTTCGCCACCACCGGCGCCGAGCCGGACGGCCCGCCCGTCTACGGCCGCCTGGGCAACCCGACCGTCGCCCGCTTCGAGACCGCCCTCGCCCGCCTGGAGGGCACCGAGGCCGCGGTCGCCTTCGCCAGCGGCATGGCCGCGCTGAGCGCGGTCCTGCTCGTACGGGCCTCGATGGGCCTGCGCCACGTCGTCGCCGTACGTCCGCTGTACGGCTGCAGCGACCATCTGCTCACCGCCGGACTGCTGGGCTCGGAGGTGACCTGGACCGACCCGGCCGGGATCGCGGAGGCGCTGCGTGCGGACACCGGCCTGGTGATGGTGGAGTCCCCGGCGAACCCGACCCTCGCCGAACTCGATCTGCGCGCCGTGGCCCACGCCTGCGGCTCGGTGCCGCTGCTCGCGGACAACACCTTCGCCACGCCCGTCCTGCAGCGCCCCGCCGAGCAGGGGGCACGGCTGGTGCTGCACAGCGCCACCAAGTACCTCGGCGGGCACGGGGACGTGATGGCGGGCGTGGTGGCCTGCGACGAGGAGTTCGCCGGGCGGCTGCGGCAGGTGCGGTTCGCCACGGGCGGGGTGCTGCATCCGCTGGCCGGCTATCTGCTGCTGCGGGGCCTTTCGACCCTCCCCGTCCGGGTGCGGGCCGCCTCGGCGAACGCCGCCGAACTCGCCCGCCGCCTCGCCGCCGACCCGCGTGTGACCCGGGTCCACTATCCGCGCATCGGCGGCGCCATGATCGCCTTCGAGGTCGAGGGCGACCCGCACGAGGTCATCGCCGGCGTCCGCCTGATCACCCCCGCCGTTAGCCTCGGCAGCGTCGACACCCTCATCCAGCACCCGGCGTCCATCAGCCACCGCATCGTGGACGCGGACGACAGACGGGGCGCGGGGGTCAGCGACCGGCTGCTGCGGCTGTCGGTGGGCTTGGAGGACGTAGAGGACCTGTGGGCCGATCTCGACCGGGCGCTGCAGCGCCCCGGCAGGGGCGCGGGGAACTGCGCGACCAGCCACAGCGCACCCGCAGCCGCCAGTCGGCCATAG
- a CDS encoding GNAT family N-acetyltransferase, whose amino-acid sequence MSDVTRAKHGRPVHHWRRNVVELAALLTAVAVADPVADLIGYGPQGPALLLTAAALLVAMTGFHAWRSRRHGHAPPTGDTGARPRPEEQAGPSDRTRVTETPATVPGEGALWRMRTTVQDEPGSLAALCTALAGLRVDILSLQTHPLAEGTVDEFLLRAPGGLAATEIAHAVAQAGGDGTWIERADAHDLVDAPTRVLGLATRTALDAAELPLALRQLLGRCTIRSLPAVGGRGPVPVEGALEDTVMRLRAPEGGVITVERPYLPFTPTEFARARALVELDARLGPRVPRGQDVLTLPQGNDITVRRADTGDLQAAKEMHERCSARTLAMRYHGPIGDADRYLNHLLSPRFGRTLAVRTASGRIVGLGHLLWDGDETEVALLVEDTWQRHGIGAELLRRLVGMAVDAGCESVYAVTQASNTGMVAAMRGLGLPLDYQIEEGTLVITARLDTSSLEEPVAERLSGAGELGMA is encoded by the coding sequence ATGTCTGATGTGACGCGTGCGAAGCACGGACGTCCGGTACACCACTGGCGGCGCAACGTCGTCGAACTCGCCGCGCTCCTGACGGCGGTGGCCGTGGCCGACCCGGTGGCGGACCTGATCGGGTACGGACCCCAGGGACCGGCACTGCTGCTGACCGCGGCGGCCTTGCTGGTGGCGATGACGGGATTCCACGCATGGAGGTCACGCCGCCACGGTCACGCACCTCCGACGGGCGATACCGGTGCCCGGCCGCGCCCCGAGGAGCAGGCCGGGCCCTCGGACCGCACGCGGGTGACGGAGACGCCCGCGACGGTGCCCGGGGAAGGTGCGCTGTGGCGGATGCGGACGACGGTGCAGGACGAGCCGGGGTCGCTGGCCGCGCTGTGCACGGCGCTGGCCGGACTGCGGGTCGACATCCTGAGCCTGCAGACGCATCCGCTGGCCGAGGGCACGGTGGACGAGTTCCTGCTGCGGGCGCCGGGCGGGCTGGCGGCGACCGAGATCGCCCATGCCGTCGCGCAGGCCGGCGGTGACGGCACCTGGATCGAGCGCGCCGACGCCCACGACCTGGTGGACGCGCCGACCCGGGTGCTGGGCCTGGCCACCCGCACCGCCCTGGACGCGGCGGAACTGCCGCTGGCGCTGCGGCAGTTGCTGGGCCGGTGCACCATCCGCTCGCTGCCCGCGGTGGGCGGCCGGGGGCCGGTGCCGGTGGAAGGGGCCCTCGAGGACACCGTGATGCGGCTGCGGGCGCCGGAAGGTGGCGTGATCACTGTGGAGCGGCCGTATCTGCCGTTCACGCCGACCGAGTTCGCGCGGGCCAGGGCGCTGGTGGAGCTGGACGCCCGGCTCGGCCCGCGCGTGCCGCGCGGCCAGGACGTGCTGACGCTGCCCCAGGGCAACGACATCACCGTGCGCCGGGCGGACACCGGTGACCTCCAGGCCGCGAAGGAGATGCACGAGCGGTGCTCGGCGCGGACGCTCGCGATGCGGTACCACGGGCCGATCGGTGACGCGGACCGCTATCTGAACCACCTGCTCAGCCCGCGCTTCGGCCGCACCCTCGCCGTGCGGACCGCGTCGGGGCGCATCGTCGGGCTCGGCCATCTGCTGTGGGACGGTGACGAGACCGAGGTCGCGCTGCTGGTCGAGGACACCTGGCAGCGGCACGGCATCGGCGCGGAGCTGCTCCGCAGGCTGGTGGGGATGGCGGTGGACGCCGGCTGCGAGAGTGTGTACGCGGTGACGCAGGCGTCGAACACCGGGATGGTGGCCGCGATGCGGGGGCTGGGGCTCCCCCTCGACTATCAGATCGAGGAGGGGACCCTGGTCATCACGGCTCGTCTGGATACGTCGTCGCTGGAGGAGCCGGTTGCTGAACGGCTGTCTGGCGCGGGTGAATTGGGGATGGCCTGA